One window of the Rosa rugosa chromosome 3, drRosRugo1.1, whole genome shotgun sequence genome contains the following:
- the LOC133738733 gene encoding uncharacterized protein LOC133738733, with protein sequence MLFAVEGGGFFSSSASGYSKGLALLLLGHKDDDDKPMRVSPWNQYQLVDQESDSHLQLASTKNRLSRGCASFVCFGRASAGLDTPSPLKVGPAQQQDVLHESVASDKGEDHTATPEEFHTARKLALKSSLKKPSKSIPVPVQSSNEHETNSHIPGNAERRKVQWTDTCGSELVDIREFEPSEADGSDDEFNNGNERSCSCVVM encoded by the exons ATGTTATTTGCAGTAGAAGGAGGAGGGTTCTTCTCGTCTTCAGCTTCTGGGTATAGCAAAGGTTTGGCCCTTCTACTCTTGGGTCACAAGGACGACGACGATAAACCCATGAGAGTTTCGCCGTGGAATCAGTACCAGTTGGTGGACCAAGAATCTGACTCTCACCTCCAGCTGGCTTCCACGAAGAACCGACTTTCCCGCGGTTGCGCCTCCTTTGTCTGCTTTGGTCGCGCTTCCGCCGGGCTTGACACTCCCTCTCCTCTTAAAGTGGGCCCTGCCCAACAGCAGGATGTCTTGCACGAGTCTGTTGCTTCTGATAAAGGCGAGGATCATACTGCTACCCCTGAGGAGTTTCATACTGCAAGAAAACTTGCTCTCAAAAGTAGCTTGAAGAAGCCATCAAAAAGCATACCAGTTCCTGTCCAGAGTTCTAATGAACATGAAACAAATAGTCACATTCCAGGCAATGCAGAAAGGAGAAAAGTGCAGTGGACTGATACTTGTGGGAGTGAGCTCGTTGATATCAGAGAATTTGAACCCAG TGAAGCGGATGGATCAGATGATGAATTCAACAATGGGAATGAAAGAAGTTGTTCATGTGTGGTTATGTAG